From Streptomyces sp. SCSIO 75703:
TGAGGCGGACTTCCCGCCACCCCGGCGGGGGGCCGGGGACGAGCCACCTCCCCGCGGCGCGCGGGGGCGGCCCCATGGCGCAGGCGGGGGGCCGGTGTGCCGCACTGGTACAGACGTGAGGGAAGTCACCCGCCCGTGGGAGTCCCCTCCGGGAAGACCCCGAGGCGCGGGGCCGGCTCTCCACCCAGGGGAGTACACCGCGCCGGGCGGCTCATCCTCGGGGAGGCCCGGCAATCGGTACGCGGGCATGACGCCCGGCACGGGCCCGGCGCCTAGATTCGAGACCGAGCGGTGGACACGGCACTCGTCCCCGGGGGCCGGGCGCCCACCGCGCCACGAGGACACGGAGAAGACCTCATCGACGGTCAGGGAGGGACCATGACGCAGTCGGCACCGACGCGGCAACGTCCGGCACGCCGCCACCCGGTGGTGGCGACGCTCATGGCCCTGCCCCTGGCGGCCCTGCTCCTGCTCGTCTTCGACGGGTGGGAGACGGTGGCCACACAGGCGTCGTCCGTGGGTGTGATGCTGGGGCGCTGAACGGCGACCCCAGGCCCGGAAGAGCGGTCCGGGCGGGGACATCCCTCCATGAAACCCCGTGGGGACGGGGGTACGGCGGACGGCACGATGCCGGGCGCGGCTGGGGAGCCGCGCCCGGCATTTCCCCTTCCCGCCCCCGGGCCCCTCACCGCCGCGCCCCCGTACCCTCACCCCCGTGACACCGGACCCCCTCCTGCCCGCGCTGGCCTCCCACGCCGGAGCGGTGGCCCACGCCCGGGGCCCCGCCTCCCTCCGCTGCCGCTGCCCCCGCCCCGCCGAGGCCGCCACCCTCGCGGACCGCCCCGACGGCACCGTCGTCCGGCACGCGGGCACCGTCGCCAAGGCCCACGCGCCGGACACCGACCCGGCGGAACTGTCCCTGCGCCTCGCCGTCGCCGCGCGGCTGACCGGCGTCCTGCTGCCCCCGCTCGGCGCCCCCGACGTCCCCGGCAGCCCCGTCCGCCTGGCCGGACGCCTCGTCACCCACTGGCCGTACGGCACCCCCGTCGACCCCGGCGATCCGGACGCCGCCCCCTGGGAGGAGGCGGCGGACCTGCTCGCCCGGCTGCACCGCACCCCGGTGCCCGGCCCCCTGCCGCCCATGCGCGGCCCCGGGAAGGCGGCCCGCGCCGTCGCCCGGCTCCGCGCCGTCGCCCCGCGCCACCCCGGCACGGCACCCGTCCTGGGCGCCTGGGCCGCCCTGCCCGCCTGGGCCCGCGGCGAGGGGGCCGCGCCGGGGGCCGGCACGCTCTGCCACGGCGACCTCCACCTCGGCCAGCTCGTCCGCCACCCCGCGCACGGCGGGCCCTGGCTGCTGATCGACGTCGACGACCTCGGCCTGGGCGCCCCCGCCTGGGACCTGGCCCGCCCCGCCGCCTGGTACGCGTGCGGGCTGCTGCCGCCCGAGGTGTGGCAGCGCTTCCTGGCCGCCTACCGCGCTGCGGGCGGCCCGGCCGTCCCGGCGGACGGCGACCCCTGGGCGGCGCTGGACGTCCCGGCCCGCGCCCTCACCGCCCAGACCGCCGCCCGGTCCGTCACCAAGGCCGTGGCCGAGGGGCGCCCGCTGGACGACGTGGAGGAGGAGTTCGTCGGCGCCTGCGCCCGTATGGCCGCGGTTCCCCTTGCCCCGTCGGGGAGTTGACCGGCCGCCGCGCCACGTAGGCTGCAACCGACCGCGTCCGGGCGGTGTCTGTCCCGGCGAGACGCGAAACAGCACCGACCGGCGAGGAGTCGAGCCCATCATGCAGTGCCCCAAGTGCCACGCACCGATGCACACCTACCAGCGCAACGGCGTTCAGATCGAGCAGTGCAGCGGCTGCCGGGGGATCTTCCTGGACTACGGGGAGCTGGAAGCACTGACCCGGCTGGAGGCCCAGTGGTCCCCGCCCGCCCCGCCGGCGCCGCCCGCCCCGCCGGCGCCGCCCGCCCCGCAGGCGTACCCGTCCGCCCCGGCCCCCGCCTGGGGCGCCCCGCACGGCGGCCACGGCCACTACGGCCACCACCGCCACCGCGGCTTCGGCCGCATGCTCTTCTCCAGCTAGGGCCTTTCGTTGGGATCACGCCGGGCTCGGGGGGTCGGCCTGATCCCAACGAAAGACCCCAGGGCCGCCGGGCACGACGAAGCCCCCGGCCGCAGGTGACGGCCGGGGGCTCCGGTGAGTGTGGACGATACTGGGATTGAACCAGTGACCTCTTCCGTGTCAGGGAAGCGCTCTCCCGCTGAGCTAATCGTCCTCGGGACTGCGTGCGCGATACTGGGATTGAACCAGTGACCTCTTCCGTGTCAGGGAAGCGCTCTCCCGCTGAGCTAATCGCGCGGGGTGATCCTGGTGGATCGTATCGGTCCTGTCGGACCAGTGGACGATACTGGGATTGAACCAGTGACCTCTTCCGTGTCAGGGAAGCGCTCTCCCGCTGAGCTAATCGTCCGTGGAGGTGGAGACGGGATTTGAACCCGTGTAGACGGCTTTGCAGGCCGTTGCCTCGCCTCTCGGCCACTCCACCAGGAGTGTAGGGGACCGGGAGGCCCCCTGTGTCCAGCGAGCGGACGACGAGGTTCGAACTCGCGACCTCAACCTTGGCAAGGTTGCGCTCTACCAACTGAGCTACGTCCGCCTGTCGATTCGGTACGCTCCCGCGTCCCGGCGACGGGTTGAACTCTAGCGGATTCCGGGGCCAGGACAAAAACGCGTTTGTGCAGCGTGCTGCGGTGCCCGTGGCCGCGTACCCGGTCAGGCCCACCGGGAGGCCACGTTCGAGTCATTTGCCCGCGGCCCCGCCTAGACTCGGCCCCGTGTCCGACCTCTCGCCCCTGGCCCGCTTCCGGGATCGCCTCGCCACCGGCCTCCTCGATGTCACGAGCGACCCCGCCGCGCTCGAATCCGGCGGCTTCTGGGCCGTCTGCGCGGACTTCGAGGGCCGTCTGACCTGCGCCCGGTTCGCCGACGTCCGGTACGCGCCGGTCCCCGCGCCGGTGCCGGGCGCCTGGGCCGGACCGGGCACCGGCGACTGGGCGTCCTCGCTCGACCGCGCCGCGTACACCGCGGCCGTGCGGCGCATCCGCGACCACATCGCCGCCGGCGACGTCTACCAGGCCAACCTGTGCCGCGTGCTGTCGGCGCCCGTCGCCCCCGGCGCCGACGTGGACGCCCTCACCGCCCTGCTGGCCCAGGGCAACCCCGCCCCGTACGCCGGAACGATTCGGCTGCCGGCGCACGGGGTGGAGCTGGCCACCGCCTCGCCCGAGCTGTTCCTGCGCCGCGCGGGCTCCGTCGTCGAGTCCGGGCCCATCAAGGGCACCGGACGCACCGAGGCGGACCTGCTGGAGAAGGACCACGCGGAGAACGTCATGATCGTGGACCTGGTCCGCAACGACCTCGGCCGGGTCTGCGTCCCCGGCAGCGTGAGCGTGCCCGACCTGTGCGCCGTGGAGAAGCACCCCGGCCTGGTCCACCTCGTCTCCACGGTGCGCGGCGAACTGCTCCCGGACGCCGGCTGGCCCGCCCTGCTGGACGCCGCCTTCCCGCCCGGCTCGGTCACCGGCGCCCCCAAACCCAGCGCCCTCGGCATCATTGGCGAGCTGGAGACCGCGCCGCGCGGCCCCTACTGCGGGGGCGTCGGCTGGGTCGACGCCGACCGGTCCACGGGCGAGCTGGCGGTCGGCATCCGCACCTTCTGGATCGACCGGGCCGCGGGGCTGCTGCGCTTCGGCACCGGCGCCGGCATCACGTGGGGCTCCGACCCCGAGCGGGAGTGGCGGGAGACCGAACTGAAGGCGGCCCGGCTGCTCGCGGTAGCGTCGGGCGTGTACGAGGTGACCGGAGAGGGACTACCGACGTGAAGATCTGGCTCGACGGCGGGCTGCGCGACACCGACGCCGCCCGCGTCTCCGCCTTCGACCACGGACTGACCGTGGGCGACGGCGTCTTCGAGACCGTCAAAGCGGTGCACGGCAGGCCGTTCGCCCTGACCCGGCACCTCGCCCGGCTGGCCCGCTCGGCCGGCGGCCTGGGCCTGCCCGAACCCGACCTCGACGAGGTCCGCCGGGCCTGCGCGGCCGTGCTCGACGCCAACCCCGTGGAACTGGGCCGGCTGCGCATCACCTACA
This genomic window contains:
- a CDS encoding aminoglycoside phosphotransferase family protein; the encoded protein is MTPDPLLPALASHAGAVAHARGPASLRCRCPRPAEAATLADRPDGTVVRHAGTVAKAHAPDTDPAELSLRLAVAARLTGVLLPPLGAPDVPGSPVRLAGRLVTHWPYGTPVDPGDPDAAPWEEAADLLARLHRTPVPGPLPPMRGPGKAARAVARLRAVAPRHPGTAPVLGAWAALPAWARGEGAAPGAGTLCHGDLHLGQLVRHPAHGGPWLLIDVDDLGLGAPAWDLARPAAWYACGLLPPEVWQRFLAAYRAAGGPAVPADGDPWAALDVPARALTAQTAARSVTKAVAEGRPLDDVEEEFVGACARMAAVPLAPSGS
- a CDS encoding zf-TFIIB domain-containing protein codes for the protein MQCPKCHAPMHTYQRNGVQIEQCSGCRGIFLDYGELEALTRLEAQWSPPAPPAPPAPPAPPAPQAYPSAPAPAWGAPHGGHGHYGHHRHRGFGRMLFSS
- a CDS encoding chorismate-binding protein — protein: MSDLSPLARFRDRLATGLLDVTSDPAALESGGFWAVCADFEGRLTCARFADVRYAPVPAPVPGAWAGPGTGDWASSLDRAAYTAAVRRIRDHIAAGDVYQANLCRVLSAPVAPGADVDALTALLAQGNPAPYAGTIRLPAHGVELATASPELFLRRAGSVVESGPIKGTGRTEADLLEKDHAENVMIVDLVRNDLGRVCVPGSVSVPDLCAVEKHPGLVHLVSTVRGELLPDAGWPALLDAAFPPGSVTGAPKPSALGIIGELETAPRGPYCGGVGWVDADRSTGELAVGIRTFWIDRAAGLLRFGTGAGITWGSDPEREWRETELKAARLLAVASGVYEVTGEGLPT